In the genome of Porphyrobacter sp. ULC335, one region contains:
- a CDS encoding tryptophan halogenase family protein, with protein sequence MSAPPVTKIVVVGGGTAGWMTAAAMVRVLGQMPGLSVTLVESEAIGTVGVGEATIPQIIGFNRLLGIDEMEFMRETRATYKLGIEFVDWLRPGHSYVHPFGSFGIDMLGIDFQHFWLRGQSLGDTSRIDDYSIAAAAGKAGRFGWPRTDNPRSPMAKLSYAFQFDAGRYARFLRRYSEAQGAVRVEGRITNVKQDPESGFVTSLVLEDGREVAGELFIDCSGFRSLLLGQTLDVPFTDWSKWLPCDSAVAIPCELGGANEPLTRSTARPAGWQWRIPLQHRIGNGHVFSSSHMDRSAATDLLLANLDGKPLADPNQLSFKAGHRVRAWDRNVVALGLAGGFLEPLESTSIHLVQSGIARLMALFPDTGFGQVEIDRFNLETTREYRNIRDFLVLHYRASERDDSEFWRYCRNLPPPDSLREKLDLFTSSGRIIRENNELFTEDSWLSVMLSQGVTPQSYHPAAWMLDAEETRTRLAHIRAVIAQTVEQLPTQGEFLQANGGAIAHEDYLTS encoded by the coding sequence ATGAGCGCGCCGCCCGTCACCAAGATCGTCGTCGTCGGCGGTGGCACGGCCGGATGGATGACCGCAGCCGCGATGGTGCGCGTGCTCGGCCAGATGCCGGGCCTGTCGGTCACGCTGGTCGAAAGCGAGGCGATCGGCACGGTCGGCGTGGGCGAGGCGACGATCCCGCAGATCATCGGCTTCAACCGCCTGCTCGGCATCGACGAGATGGAGTTCATGCGCGAGACCCGCGCCACCTACAAACTCGGCATCGAATTCGTCGACTGGCTGCGGCCGGGCCATTCCTATGTCCACCCCTTCGGCAGCTTCGGGATCGACATGCTGGGGATCGATTTCCAGCACTTCTGGCTGCGCGGGCAGAGCCTGGGCGATACTTCGCGGATCGATGATTATTCGATTGCGGCCGCGGCGGGCAAGGCTGGCCGGTTCGGCTGGCCCCGCACAGACAATCCGCGCTCGCCCATGGCGAAGCTGTCCTACGCCTTCCAGTTCGACGCGGGCCGCTATGCCCGCTTTCTGCGGCGCTATTCCGAGGCGCAGGGCGCCGTGCGGGTCGAAGGGCGCATCACCAATGTCAAGCAGGACCCGGAAAGCGGCTTCGTCACTTCGCTGGTTCTCGAAGACGGGCGCGAGGTGGCGGGCGAGCTGTTCATCGATTGCTCGGGCTTCCGCTCGCTGCTGCTGGGGCAGACGCTGGATGTGCCCTTCACGGATTGGAGCAAGTGGCTGCCTTGCGATTCCGCCGTGGCTATCCCCTGCGAGCTGGGCGGCGCGAACGAGCCGCTGACCCGCTCCACCGCGCGCCCTGCCGGGTGGCAGTGGCGCATCCCGCTCCAGCACCGCATCGGTAACGGGCATGTGTTCTCGTCGAGCCATATGGATCGCAGCGCGGCAACCGATCTGCTGCTCGCCAACCTCGATGGCAAACCGCTCGCCGATCCCAACCAGCTTTCGTTCAAGGCGGGGCACCGGGTGCGGGCGTGGGACAGGAATGTGGTGGCGCTGGGCCTTGCAGGAGGCTTCCTGGAACCGCTCGAATCCACCTCGATCCATCTGGTGCAATCGGGCATCGCGCGGCTGATGGCGCTGTTCCCGGACACGGGTTTCGGTCAGGTCGAAATTGACCGCTTCAACCTCGAAACCACCCGCGAATACCGCAATATCCGCGATTTTCTGGTGCTGCATTACCGCGCGAGCGAGCGCGACGATTCGGAGTTCTGGCGTTATTGCCGCAACCTCCCGCCGCCCGACAGCCTTCGGGAAAAGCTGGACCTGTTCACCAGTTCGGGTCGCATCATCCGCGAGAACAACGAGCTGTTCACCGAGGATAGCTGGCTGTCTGTCATGCTGTCGCAGGGCGTAACCCCGCAGAGCTACCACCCGGCGGCGTGGATGCTGGATGCGGAAGAAACCCGCACCCGCCTCGCGCATATCCGCGCGGTGATCGCCCAGACGGTCGAGCAATTGCCGACGCAAGGCGAATTCCTGCAAGCCAACGGCGGAGCCATCGCGCACGAGGATTACCTCACCTCATGA
- a CDS encoding cupin-like domain-containing protein, with amino-acid sequence MSALPAPRPMADVTGPIDAERFAAIRAAGRPVVLRGIVADWPAVAAAEAGDAAIVAYLCREGTSRPVGAIAAAPSEGGRFFYTPDLTRLNFVRGNGRLEEFLGDLLGAATMPDPPAMAVQSEEIATLLPAFARENQLALLPDVTARIWIGNRIRVGTHYDAKENVACCVAGQRRFTLYPPDQIAGLYPGPFELTPAGVPVSMVDPAAPDLERYPLFDEAARHAEIGTLEPGDAIYIPYGWWHGVDSLAPVSILVNYWWNPGQPEGVASPYEALIHAMLAYRHLPDDQRAVWRHILDYYAFGTGVDASAHLPDHAKGVLGPPSPSLFAQMKAIIRRALG; translated from the coding sequence ATGAGCGCGCTGCCAGCACCCCGCCCGATGGCGGACGTCACGGGGCCGATCGATGCCGAGCGCTTCGCCGCAATCCGCGCTGCCGGGCGGCCTGTGGTGCTGCGCGGGATCGTGGCAGATTGGCCTGCGGTCGCCGCCGCCGAGGCGGGAGACGCCGCGATCGTCGCCTATCTTTGCCGCGAGGGCACATCCCGCCCCGTGGGCGCGATTGCCGCCGCGCCATCGGAAGGCGGGCGGTTCTTCTACACGCCCGATCTCACCCGGCTCAACTTCGTGCGCGGGAACGGACGGCTGGAAGAGTTTCTCGGCGACCTGCTGGGCGCCGCGACCATGCCCGATCCGCCCGCAATGGCGGTGCAATCGGAGGAAATTGCCACCCTCCTCCCCGCGTTCGCGCGCGAAAACCAGCTGGCGCTGTTGCCCGATGTCACGGCGCGCATCTGGATCGGCAACCGCATCCGCGTCGGCACGCATTACGATGCCAAGGAGAATGTCGCCTGCTGCGTCGCCGGGCAGCGCCGCTTTACGCTCTATCCGCCGGACCAGATCGCCGGCCTTTATCCCGGCCCGTTCGAACTGACCCCGGCGGGCGTTCCGGTCAGCATGGTCGATCCGGCCGCGCCCGATCTTGAACGTTACCCGCTGTTCGACGAGGCCGCGCGCCATGCCGAGATCGGGACGCTCGAACCGGGGGACGCGATCTACATTCCCTATGGCTGGTGGCACGGCGTGGATTCGCTCGCGCCGGTGAGCATCCTGGTCAATTACTGGTGGAACCCGGGCCAGCCGGAAGGGGTCGCCAGCCCTTACGAAGCCCTGATCCACGCCATGCTCGCCTACCGGCACCTTCCCGATGACCAGCGCGCGGTGTGGCGGCATATCCTCGATTACTATGCCTTCGGCACCGGGGTCGATGCTTCGGCGCACCTTCCGGATCACGCCAAGGGCGTGCTTGGCCCGCCCTCACCGTCGCTGTTTGCGCAGATGAAGGCGATTATCCGGCGGGCGCTCGGTTAG
- a CDS encoding tryptophan 7-halogenase — MSQPRAPLRRVVVVGGGQLGVLAAIALRRSLPGCEVVVIGTQPSPAAFADWSPTAMPFTNKLHDRLGIAEEDIVTKAGGSYRLVTRYAGWGGAGQEGVTAYGEALDPALKTAFARAWGKVRPLAEGAPPAGSIAQVLAEAGRFAPPPPGEPTPISAVDYALRWHPGAYRALLIQHAEALGVAYVQGVIDRIEPGAASGDGDAIAAIGVTGQGMIAADLFIDCSGPQASLLAAHPRFAFTDWSAALPTRHVYLAEPSAPVIALEDRVTLASAGWLAEVAGRDGRHAMLGTAAPLERGAAEALLGASLRGAVALSPGRAAAPWIGNIIALGDAAARFDPLGPLHLDLAHRQLALLIEMLPGRDISPLERAEYNRRSGLMMDGVCEVIALHYAASGARAVFGDRPVPGQGAAVIDQFERRGRIPFREELPLLGQEQFALLVALGWAPGLPPAARGEDAAGEARARAAFESEARAALAFAPPYAEWLARALSANRAPAG; from the coding sequence GTGAGCCAGCCGCGCGCACCTTTGCGCCGCGTCGTCGTGGTGGGCGGCGGGCAGCTGGGCGTGCTTGCCGCGATCGCTTTGCGCCGCAGCTTGCCCGGCTGCGAGGTGGTGGTGATCGGCACCCAGCCAAGCCCCGCCGCCTTTGCCGACTGGTCGCCCACGGCCATGCCCTTCACCAACAAGCTGCACGACCGGCTGGGCATTGCCGAGGAAGATATTGTCACCAAGGCGGGCGGATCATACCGGCTCGTCACCCGCTACGCCGGATGGGGCGGGGCAGGGCAGGAGGGCGTCACCGCCTATGGCGAGGCGCTCGACCCGGCGCTCAAGACCGCGTTTGCGCGGGCATGGGGCAAGGTTCGCCCGCTGGCGGAGGGCGCGCCGCCTGCGGGGAGCATCGCGCAGGTGCTGGCCGAAGCGGGCCGTTTCGCCCCGCCGCCGCCGGGTGAGCCGACCCCGATCTCGGCGGTCGATTATGCGCTGCGCTGGCATCCGGGGGCCTACCGCGCGCTGCTGATCCAGCACGCCGAGGCGCTTGGGGTTGCCTATGTCCAGGGCGTGATCGACCGGATCGAGCCGGGTGCCGCAAGTGGTGATGGCGATGCCATCGCTGCCATCGGCGTGACCGGGCAGGGCATGATCGCCGCCGATCTGTTCATCGATTGCAGCGGGCCGCAGGCGAGCCTGCTCGCCGCGCATCCGCGGTTTGCCTTCACCGACTGGTCGGCCGCCTTGCCGACCCGCCATGTCTATCTGGCCGAGCCGTCTGCGCCGGTGATCGCGCTGGAGGACCGGGTGACGCTTGCCAGTGCCGGCTGGCTCGCCGAGGTTGCGGGGCGTGACGGGCGGCACGCCATGCTTGGCACCGCTGCGCCGCTGGAGCGCGGCGCGGCCGAGGCGCTGCTGGGCGCGTCGCTGCGGGGTGCCGTGGCGCTGAGCCCGGGCCGCGCCGCTGCGCCGTGGATCGGCAACATCATCGCGCTGGGAGATGCCGCCGCGCGGTTCGATCCGCTGGGGCCGCTGCACCTCGATCTGGCACACCGCCAGCTGGCGCTGCTGATCGAGATGCTGCCCGGCCGCGACATCTCGCCATTGGAACGCGCCGAGTATAACCGCAGGTCGGGCCTGATGATGGACGGCGTGTGCGAGGTGATCGCGCTCCATTACGCCGCTTCGGGCGCGCGGGCCGTGTTCGGCGACAGGCCGGTGCCCGGGCAGGGGGCGGCGGTGATCGACCAGTTCGAACGGCGCGGACGCATCCCTTTCCGCGAGGAACTGCCCTTGCTGGGGCAGGAGCAATTCGCGCTGCTGGTGGCGCTCGGCTGGGCGCCCGGCCTGCCGCCTGCCGCACGCGGCGAGGATGCGGCGGGAGAGGCGCGGGCGCGTGCCGCTTTCGAGAGCGAGGCGCGCGCCGCACTCGCCTTTGCGCCGCCTTATGCTGAATGGTTGGCGCGGGCGCTTTCGGCTAACCGAGCGCCCGCCGGATAA
- a CDS encoding tryptophan halogenase family protein, whose protein sequence is MTSDAPRPIRVVVLGGGTAGWMTAAGIAKLLPGLASVQLVESEEIGIVGVGEATLPHIRGFVEKLGIDEAAFMKATHATFKLGIDFRDFGRIGESYIHPFGSFGEEVAGVGFHHYWLELARHGMARDLGDYSLAVAAAKANRFRPPSQDDGLGSTYGYAYQFDATLFGPFMREFGLTIGVERHEGKVTSVERDAQSGDVVALLLADGRRIEGDLFVDCSGFRSILLGQELKVPWEDWTHWLPCDRAAAMPCTHATEDLRPYTTATAMPAGWRWQIPLQHRMGNGYVFSSAHIDEDQACAAIRAAAEGTPLADPRILRFRPGRRAQSWSHNVIGVGLASGFLEPLESTSIYLAQMAITYLIELFPAAAGQIDPRDRDEFNRLVDMEYDRVRDFLILHYHATTRDDSEFWNHVRTMTVPDSLEAKLELWRRAGRIEKYSDGLFYDASWIAVYVGQGMLPEAHDPRAAMIAPDALARATERLRMAVTGEVAAMPGHREYLRREAARLAEAA, encoded by the coding sequence ATGACGTCAGATGCACCCCGGCCGATCCGTGTCGTCGTCCTTGGCGGCGGCACGGCGGGCTGGATGACCGCCGCAGGCATCGCCAAGCTGCTCCCCGGCCTCGCCAGTGTCCAACTGGTCGAGAGCGAGGAAATCGGCATCGTCGGCGTGGGCGAGGCGACGCTGCCGCACATCCGCGGTTTCGTCGAAAAGCTCGGGATCGACGAGGCGGCCTTCATGAAAGCCACCCACGCGACCTTCAAGCTGGGGATCGACTTCCGCGATTTCGGGCGGATCGGGGAAAGCTACATTCACCCCTTCGGTTCCTTCGGCGAGGAAGTGGCGGGGGTGGGCTTCCACCACTACTGGCTGGAACTCGCCCGCCACGGCATGGCGCGCGATCTGGGCGATTATTCGCTGGCGGTCGCCGCTGCCAAGGCCAACCGCTTCCGCCCGCCATCGCAGGACGACGGCCTCGGCTCGACCTATGGCTATGCCTACCAGTTCGATGCGACGCTGTTCGGCCCCTTCATGCGCGAATTCGGTCTGACCATCGGGGTCGAGCGGCACGAGGGGAAGGTGACCAGCGTCGAACGTGACGCGCAAAGCGGCGATGTTGTCGCGTTGCTGCTCGCAGACGGGCGGCGGATCGAGGGTGATCTGTTCGTCGACTGCTCGGGCTTCCGCTCGATCCTGCTCGGGCAGGAACTCAAGGTGCCGTGGGAGGACTGGACGCACTGGCTCCCTTGCGACCGGGCGGCGGCGATGCCCTGCACCCACGCAACCGAAGACCTGCGCCCCTATACCACCGCCACCGCCATGCCCGCCGGATGGCGCTGGCAGATCCCGCTCCAGCACCGCATGGGCAACGGCTATGTGTTCTCGAGCGCGCATATCGACGAGGATCAGGCCTGCGCGGCGATCCGCGCCGCTGCCGAGGGCACCCCGCTCGCCGATCCGCGCATCCTGCGGTTCCGGCCCGGCCGGCGCGCACAATCCTGGAGCCACAATGTCATCGGCGTCGGCCTTGCCAGCGGGTTCCTAGAGCCGCTTGAGTCCACGTCGATCTACCTTGCGCAAATGGCGATCACCTATCTGATCGAGCTGTTCCCTGCAGCAGCCGGCCAGATCGACCCGCGCGACCGGGACGAATTCAACCGGCTGGTCGACATGGAATATGACCGGGTGCGCGATTTCCTGATCCTGCACTACCACGCCACCACCCGCGACGATTCCGAGTTCTGGAATCACGTGCGCACCATGACGGTGCCGGACAGCCTTGAAGCCAAGCTGGAACTGTGGCGCAGGGCGGGGCGGATCGAGAAATATTCCGACGGGCTGTTCTACGATGCCAGCTGGATCGCGGTCTATGTCGGGCAGGGGATGCTGCCCGAGGCACATGACCCGCGCGCCGCAATGATCGCGCCCGATGCGCTCGCCCGCGCGACCGAGCGGTTGCGCATGGCGGTGACGGGCGAGGTCGCGGCCATGCCCGGCCATCGCGAATATCTCCGCCGCGAAGCCGCGCGCCTGGCCGAGGCGGCGTGA
- a CDS encoding sugar porter family MFS transporter, with translation MVLISAIVAVATIGGLLFGYDSGAVNGTQPGLKAAFALSEGGLGFTVGSLLIGCFIGAFFAGTLADQMGRRNVMRVAALLFLAGALVQGLTESHVMFVIARIAGGMAVGAASVLSPAYIAEVAPANIRGRMTTVQQIMIITGLTLAFLVNYVLAGVAGDSTAALWGGIAAWRWMYLMQALPAAIFLGALFFIPESPRYLVAKGRFDEAAKVLTDLFGSGEAATKLEEIRASFSQDHKPRLADVLAPPGTKSLLGMRPIVWVGIMLAVFQQLVGINVIFYYGSTLWQLAGFTEADSLLINIVSGAVSIAACFVTIAVIDKVGRKPLLLIGSAGMAAALFVMVFVFGQGSLDASGNLVLSAGLGTTAVVAANLYVIFFNVSWGPVMWVMLAEMFPNQIRGSALAVAGFFQWFANYLIAQSFPLMAAGIGLAASYSFYAVCAVISFFLVQRFIVETKGKELEEMVG, from the coding sequence ATGGTGCTGATTTCGGCGATCGTGGCTGTGGCGACGATCGGGGGGTTGTTGTTCGGTTATGACAGCGGGGCGGTGAACGGCACGCAGCCGGGGCTGAAGGCGGCCTTCGCCCTGAGCGAGGGCGGACTGGGCTTCACCGTCGGTTCGCTGCTGATCGGCTGCTTCATCGGCGCGTTCTTTGCCGGCACGCTGGCGGACCAGATGGGACGGCGCAACGTCATGCGTGTCGCCGCGCTGCTGTTTCTGGCCGGTGCGCTAGTGCAGGGGCTAACCGAAAGCCACGTGATGTTCGTCATCGCGCGTATCGCAGGCGGCATGGCCGTGGGCGCAGCGAGCGTGCTATCACCCGCTTATATCGCCGAGGTCGCCCCTGCCAATATTCGCGGTCGGATGACCACGGTGCAGCAGATCATGATCATCACCGGCCTGACGCTGGCGTTCCTTGTCAATTACGTGCTGGCCGGAGTGGCGGGAGATTCGACCGCAGCCCTGTGGGGCGGGATCGCAGCGTGGCGCTGGATGTATCTGATGCAGGCCTTGCCCGCCGCCATCTTCCTTGGCGCGCTGTTCTTCATTCCGGAAAGCCCGCGCTATCTGGTGGCCAAGGGCCGGTTTGACGAGGCTGCCAAGGTGCTGACCGACCTGTTCGGTTCAGGCGAAGCTGCAACCAAGCTGGAAGAAATCCGCGCCAGCTTTTCCCAGGATCACAAGCCCCGCCTTGCCGATGTGCTCGCGCCTCCTGGCACCAAGAGCTTGCTCGGGATGCGCCCGATCGTGTGGGTGGGGATCATGCTGGCGGTGTTCCAGCAGCTCGTCGGGATCAACGTCATCTTCTATTATGGCTCAACGCTGTGGCAGCTGGCGGGCTTTACCGAGGCGGATTCGCTGCTCATCAACATTGTCTCGGGCGCGGTTTCGATTGCGGCATGCTTTGTGACGATCGCGGTGATCGACAAGGTGGGGCGCAAGCCGCTGCTGCTGATCGGATCGGCGGGCATGGCAGCGGCATTGTTCGTCATGGTGTTCGTGTTCGGCCAGGGCAGCCTTGATGCGAGCGGTAACCTCGTGCTCTCCGCCGGTCTCGGCACGACGGCGGTTGTGGCGGCCAACCTCTACGTCATCTTCTTCAACGTCAGCTGGGGCCCGGTGATGTGGGTGATGCTGGCCGAGATGTTCCCCAACCAGATTCGCGGATCGGCGCTGGCGGTGGCGGGTTTCTTCCAGTGGTTCGCCAATTATCTCATCGCCCAATCCTTCCCGCTGATGGCGGCAGGCATCGGGCTTGCCGCAAGCTACAGCTTCTACGCCGTATGCGCGGTGATCAGCTTCTTCCTCGTCCAGCGTTTCATTGTCGAAACCAAGGGCAAGGAGCTGGAGGAGATGGTGGGCTGA
- a CDS encoding aldehyde dehydrogenase (NADP(+)) — translation MLTGLNLVAGEWRGGARNFAAVEAASGTALEPAFAQASAADVADACAAAAAAQPVFAAQSLPQRAAFLRLIAEKIDALGDTLTRRAMLESGLPEARLNGERGRTVGQLRLFADEVENGGWQGLRIDHAIPDRAPPKPDLRMRKIPLGPVAVFGASNFPLAFSVAGGDTASALAAGCCVVVKGHPAHPGTSELVAGAILAAIREAGLPDGVFSLVNGTGHELGEALVKDPRIAAVGFTGSRSGGLALMNHAAARAVPIPVYAEMSSVNPVVLMPHRMAEAAETLAAAYVGSLSLGAGQFCTNPGIVLAVQDEATARFIAAVGEALGGIPAQTMLTAGIQSAYAKGIAALAAQLGAVLVGSGAQGSGACGQAQVFTVAGEAFRSNAVFGHEVFGPSSIIVVCSDLAEVAAVLSAMEGQLTATLHMATADYPAARELVPILESRAGRIIANAWPTGVEVTHAMVHGGPFPATSDGRSTSVGTLAIDRFLRPVSYQDLPAALLPKALLDGRAGVLRRVDGAWDA, via the coding sequence ATGTTGACGGGCCTCAATCTGGTTGCGGGCGAATGGCGCGGCGGTGCACGCAACTTTGCCGCCGTGGAGGCTGCAAGCGGCACGGCGCTGGAACCGGCGTTTGCGCAAGCGAGCGCCGCCGATGTGGCCGATGCCTGTGCGGCGGCGGCTGCCGCGCAGCCGGTGTTTGCCGCCCAATCCCTGCCCCAGCGGGCCGCCTTCCTGCGTCTGATCGCGGAGAAGATCGACGCCCTCGGCGACACGCTGACCCGCCGCGCCATGCTCGAAAGCGGCTTGCCCGAAGCGCGCCTCAATGGCGAGCGCGGGCGCACGGTCGGCCAGTTGCGCCTGTTCGCCGACGAGGTCGAGAATGGCGGCTGGCAGGGCCTGCGGATCGATCACGCCATCCCCGACCGTGCCCCGCCCAAGCCTGATCTCAGGATGCGGAAAATCCCGCTCGGCCCCGTCGCGGTGTTCGGTGCGAGCAACTTCCCGCTCGCCTTCTCGGTCGCGGGCGGGGACACCGCATCGGCGCTCGCTGCCGGGTGCTGCGTCGTGGTCAAGGGCCACCCGGCGCACCCCGGAACATCCGAGCTGGTGGCAGGCGCAATCCTTGCCGCGATCCGTGAAGCAGGGCTGCCGGACGGCGTGTTCAGCCTTGTCAACGGCACCGGTCACGAACTCGGCGAGGCGCTGGTGAAAGACCCGCGCATTGCCGCTGTCGGCTTCACCGGATCGCGCTCCGGGGGCCTCGCGCTGATGAACCACGCCGCTGCGCGCGCCGTGCCGATCCCGGTCTATGCCGAGATGAGCAGCGTCAATCCGGTCGTCCTGATGCCGCACCGCATGGCCGAAGCCGCCGAAACGCTCGCCGCCGCCTATGTCGGATCGCTGTCGCTGGGCGCAGGGCAGTTCTGCACCAATCCGGGGATCGTGCTGGCGGTGCAAGACGAGGCCACCGCCCGCTTCATCGCCGCTGTGGGAGAGGCGCTCGGCGGCATCCCGGCGCAGACCATGCTCACCGCAGGCATCCAGAGCGCCTATGCCAAGGGCATCGCAGCCCTCGCCGCACAGTTGGGCGCGGTGCTGGTCGGTAGCGGCGCGCAAGGCTCGGGCGCTTGCGGGCAGGCGCAGGTCTTCACCGTCGCGGGAGAGGCGTTCCGCTCCAATGCCGTTTTCGGCCACGAGGTGTTCGGCCCCTCCTCGATCATCGTGGTGTGTTCCGACTTGGCCGAAGTGGCAGCGGTTCTGTCGGCAATGGAAGGCCAGCTCACCGCCACGCTGCACATGGCGACCGCCGACTATCCGGCAGCGCGCGAGCTTGTCCCGATCCTCGAAAGCCGCGCAGGGCGGATCATCGCCAATGCCTGGCCGACGGGCGTTGAAGTGACCCACGCGATGGTTCACGGCGGGCCGTTCCCCGCAACGTCGGACGGACGCAGCACGTCTGTCGGCACGCTCGCCATTGACCGCTTCCTGCGACCGGTGAGCTATCAGGACTTGCCCGCCGCACTGCTCCCCAAGGCGCTGCTCGACGGGCGGGCCGGGGTGCTGCGGCGCGTCGATGGGGCGTGGGACGCCTAG
- a CDS encoding queuosine precursor transporter has translation MENTAPDPALDPAAAFDRDPGDGIVATSRPPVTFRYYDLVMAGFVTILLLSNIIGAAKLTFVDVPFWPEGWWPAPDGTFIYGAGILFFPLGYVIGDVLTEIYGFARARRVIWVGTAAMLFLAFMSYVVTALPAFDGWECAASGFGGPRPVTSTADAGIPGGAICQSTYESVFGSTWRIVVASIVAFWAGEFVNSFVMAKMKVWTKGRALWTRTIGSTFVGQGVDSLIFYPVAFYGIWTTEAVLTVMVTNWALKVVWEAVLTPVTYVVVNKLKAAEGVDLFDIGTDFSPFGSEEKRA, from the coding sequence ATGGAAAACACCGCTCCCGATCCCGCCCTCGATCCTGCCGCCGCATTCGACCGTGATCCCGGCGACGGGATTGTCGCCACTTCGCGTCCGCCGGTCACGTTCCGCTACTATGATCTGGTGATGGCGGGGTTTGTCACGATCCTGCTGCTGTCGAACATCATCGGCGCGGCCAAACTGACCTTTGTCGATGTGCCGTTCTGGCCCGAAGGCTGGTGGCCCGCGCCCGACGGCACCTTCATCTACGGCGCGGGGATCCTGTTCTTCCCGCTGGGCTACGTGATCGGCGATGTGCTGACCGAGATCTACGGCTTCGCCCGCGCGCGGCGGGTGATCTGGGTGGGCACCGCGGCGATGCTGTTCCTCGCATTCATGTCCTATGTCGTCACAGCCCTGCCCGCCTTTGACGGATGGGAATGCGCGGCCAGCGGCTTTGGCGGCCCCCGCCCGGTTACGTCCACGGCTGACGCAGGCATTCCCGGCGGCGCGATCTGCCAGAGCACCTATGAAAGCGTGTTCGGCAGCACCTGGCGCATCGTCGTCGCTTCGATCGTCGCCTTCTGGGCGGGCGAGTTCGTCAATTCCTTCGTCATGGCCAAGATGAAAGTCTGGACCAAGGGCCGCGCCCTGTGGACCCGCACCATCGGTTCGACCTTTGTCGGGCAGGGCGTCGACAGCCTGATCTTCTATCCCGTCGCCTTCTACGGCATCTGGACGACCGAGGCGGTGCTGACCGTGATGGTCACCAACTGGGCGCTGAAAGTGGTGTGGGAGGCGGTGCTGACGCCGGTGACCTATGTGGTGGTGAACAAGCTGAAGGCCGCGGAAGGCGTCGACCTGTTCGACATCGGCACCGACTTCTCGCCGTTCGGAAGCGAAGAAAAGCGCGCCTAA